From Coffea arabica cultivar ET-39 chromosome 10e, Coffea Arabica ET-39 HiFi, whole genome shotgun sequence, one genomic window encodes:
- the LOC113714707 gene encoding UDP-glycosyltransferase 91C1 has product MLATLEPSQSRKYCLVSTLESSLIIHLFSMESSNVLHVVMFPWLAMGHLIPFFRLSKLLAGKGHKISFISTPRNLQRLPKIPQELASQIELVSIPLPEVDNLPKQGETSTDIPHEQDQFLKIAFDLLQSPMASFLENTRPKPDWIIHDYASHWLPEIAAQNGVSAAFFSLFTAAALSFLGRPSAWLSGEDGRSTAEDFTVVPKWIPFPSNCAYRLHEVRKNIEDASGNESGASDFIRFAASIDRSDLVIFRTSVEFEPEWFNLVRELYKKPVVSLGVLPPSLDDDDELETDEKWQKIKNWLDKQTANKVVYVALGTEATISQKEVQDLAIGLEQSELPFFWVLRKPPGSKKDVTDMLPEGFRERINANGQGVVYTEWVPQVKILSHPAIGGYLTHCGWNSVIEALGFGRVLILFPVMNDQGLNARLLEGKKVGVEIPRAAEDGLFTSTAVAETLRYAVVSEEGEPMRANARQMTSLFGNGKRNQDYIDTFVRCLEERKISNFLA; this is encoded by the coding sequence ATGCTTGCTACCTTAGAGCCTTCACAAAGCAGGAAATATTGTCTTGTCTCGACTCTAGAGTCTAGCCTCATTATACATCTCTTCTCCATGGAAAGCAGCAATGTTCTCCATGTTGTGATGTTCCCATGGCTAGCCATGGGTCATCTGATACCCTTTTTTAGGCTATCTAAACTGTTAGCTGGAAAAGGGCATAAAATTTCGTTCATTTCCACTCCAAGAAACCTCCAAAGACTCCCTAAAATCCCCCAAGAATTAGCTTCTCAGATTGAGCTTGTTAGCATTCCCCTGCCAGAAGTTGACAACTTACCAAAGCAGGGAGAGACTTCAACTGACATACCCCATGAACAAGATCAGTTCTTGAAGATAGCCTTTGACTTGCTTCAATCACCAATGGCCTCCTTTCTTGAAAACACAAGGCCAAAACCAGATTGGATTATACATGACTATGCTTCCCACTGGCTACCCGAAATTGCTGCTCAAAATGGTGTCTCAGCTGCCTTCTTTAGTCTCTTCACTGCAGCAGCTTTGTCCTTTCTCGGACGTCCCTCTGCCTGGTTGAGTGGAGAGGATGGTAGATCAACGGCTGAGGACTTCACAGTTGTGCCCAAATGGATACCCTTTCCATCTAACTGTGCTTATCGCTTGCACGAGGTGCGGAAGAACATCGAGGATGCATCTGGCAATGAATCTGGAGCTTCAGATTTTATCAGGTTTGCTGCTTCTATTGATAGAAGCGACCTGGTAATATTTAGGACAAGCGTTGAATTTGAACCAGAATGGTTCAATCTTGTTCGTGAACTTTACAAGAAACCAGTTGTTTCCTTGGGTGTTTTACCTCCATCCCTTGACGATGATGATGAATTGGAAACTGATGAAAAGtggcaaaaaattaaaaactggTTAGATAAACAAACTGCAAACAAAGTTGTTTATGTGGCACTGGGGACTGAAGCAACAATTAGCCAAAAAGAAGTCCAAGACTTGGCTATTGGTTTAGAGCAATCTGAATTGCCATTCTTTTGGGTACTACGAAAGCCACCCGGATCAAAAAAAGATGTGACAGATATGCTTCCTGAAGGGTTCAGAGAGAGAATCAATGCCAATGGCCAAGGAGTGGTTTACACTGAATGGGTTCCTCAGGTGAAGATATTAAGTCATCCAGCAATTGGAGGGTACCTAACTCACTGCGGCTGGAATTCAGTGATAGAGGCACTTGGTTTCGGCCGAGTTCTGATACTATTTCCAGTGATGAATGATCAAGGGCTGAATGCTAGGCTATTGGAAGGCAAGAAAGTTGGAGTGGAGATACCAAGAGCTGCAGAAGATGGCTTGTTCACAAGCACTGCTGTAGCCGAGACATTGAGATATGCAGTAGTGAGTGAGGAGGGAGAGCCAATGAGGGCTAATGCCAGGCAAATGACAAGTTTGTTTGGCAATGGGAAGAGGAATCAAGATTATATAGACACATTTGTTCGATGTTtagaagagagaaaaatatCTAATTTCCTGGCCTGA
- the LOC140015290 gene encoding BEACH domain-containing protein B-like isoform X2, with product MKEQWIDLSLQYLTLRTLKMSLADNPRGQNHFRSIGGLEVLLDGLGVSSNNAIRPGNSSFPGVVRTENSLQAIFQLHVLSLEILREAVFGNMNNLQFLSENGRVQKFANSFCSLAFMLQDYKQQELKMLVHDDEDVNATKLHEKGLSPPAPDSQNWNHYVTNLIAVLCSFLLGFEDAIHQNLQPSTSTSTLPVSSAYLELSIKWFLRVLLTIFPCIKACSYGNELPSHLRIFVYTLQHSVLLTFRKILILLPSSLDVFRAEGAWDFIFSENLFYYGPTAVEFSGDNCSSSEGFIMRSRQFSGFTGNEGHISSNEVEVLQVEAISFLELAATLSGISHNLAECSVLLDALEQSVANPEIANVLAKSLLHVMQLSPEKTVSSFKALDAIPRVLKVASILAQESKRHLSSSFSETTSEKMVFLNNGISDSPKTVPSWHKSVETCLELFAEYFVTDDAKIYILHSSACIDCLFDLFWEEDLRNRMLKYILDLMKVVPSSEEDRKAKLYLSSKYLETFTHVKEREMNFAELSVDLLVGMRNILLMDQMQYRALFRDGECFLHIVSLLNGNLDATTGEKLVLNVLQTLTCLLSGDDASKAAFRALVGKGYQTLQSLLLDFCQWQPSESLLSALLDMLVDGKFDLKASPLIKNEDVILLYLNVLQKSSDSERYNGLNVLLQLLRDSISNRDSCVRAGILNFLLDWFSQEDNVKVVLKIAHLIQVTGGYSISGKDIRKIFALLRSEKVGTRQQYSSLLLTSMLSMLNEKGPTAFFDFNGIDSGVMIKTPVHWPLNKGFSFSCWLRVESFPRSGTMSLFSFLTESGRGCFAVLAKDWLIYESNNQKHQAVSLQVNLVRKKWHFLCLTHTIGRAFSGGSQLRCFVDGVLISSEKCRYAKVNEVLTSCSIGAKLNLKLYEEDDAIFSIKDSSPFFGQIGPVYLFNDAITPEQVQGIYSLGPSYMYSFLDNEVSVSVDNPLPGSILDAKDGLSSRIIFGLNAQASNGRTLYNVSPSLEHLPDDPFEANVLMGTQLCSRRLLQQIIYCVGGVSVFFPLFTQSDLYEHTQSEKFGETLLATITKERLTAEIIELIASVLDENLANQQQMLLLSGFSILGFLLQSVPPQQLNLETLSALKHLFNVVANSGLSDALVEDAIFHVFLNPFIWVYTVYKVQRELYMFLIQQLDNDPRLLKSLCKLPCVLDIIRKFYWTNAKSNSVIGSKQLLLPGTNQVIGERPDREEVHKIRLLLLSLGEMSLRQHISVTDIKALVAFFETSQDMSCIEDVLHMVIRAVSQKPLLASFLEQLNLLGGCHIFVNLLEREFEPIRLLSLQFIGRLLVGLPPEKKGSKFFNIAVGRSKSLQEGYKKVSLRMQPIFSMISDRLFKFPQTDVLCATLFDVLLGGASPKQVLQKHNQTEQQRSSRSNSQFFLPQILGLIFRFLSGCEDAVARIKIVGDLLDLLDSNPSNIEALMENGWNAWLLASVKLDVVKNYQMESQSLNDIEMNERMFVRSLYCCVLCHYIVSVKGGWQQLEETMNFLHMECDQGGISYHYFLHDVYADITQRLVSIEENIFVSQPCRDNVLYLLKLVDDILIFEVDHKIPFPTNGSGYPPDFLEIENRKDVGSVLSEALQGEPRDDLSRNPWMQQQDDSIQDEKTDDEWWIMYDNIWIIISMMNGKGPSKALPRSSSTSIPSFSQRARGLVESLNIPAAEMAAVVVSGGISNALGGKPNKTVDKAMLLRGEKCPRIVFRLMILYLCKSSLERASRCVQQFIPLLPSLLTADDEQSKNRVQLFIWALLAVRSHYGISDDGARIHVLSHLIRETVNCSKLVLASSMSRDDSSDLGGNPKEPSAFHNLIQKDRVIAAVADEMKYIKGSTADRTRQLDDLRFRMDEVLNSESNQQRVFEDETQSNLSSILASDDGRRASFQLACDEEQQSIAEKWIHMFRSLIDERGPWSAKTFPNNSITHWKLDKTEDGWRRRQKLRRNYRFNEKLCYPSSNFPNSDALSTVSDAKTGFGAHIPEQMKRFLLKGIRKITDEGTSEMSDNDAESSNPKASTPEDLTDRQYPETVKDSSNLKDIVQDRKDSSNLTSESENNEVLKSVPCVLVTLKRKFAGRLAVMKNYLHFFGEFLVEGTGGSSVFKNFDSSGNLDHKSHDQLGVVDKQKFYKFPIGSDLSSERGSVLDRINAVQDDILQKQYKDIKRHRRWNISKIKAVHWTRYLLRYTAIEVFFNNSVAPVFFNFSSQKDAKDVGNLIVATRNESITPKGYKDKSGAISFVDRRVALEMAETARESWRRRDITNFEYLMILNTLSGRSYNDLTQYPVFPWVLADYSSESLDFNKSSTFRDLSKPVGALDLKRFEVFEDRYRNFCDPDIPSFYYGSHYSSMGIVLFYLLRLEPFTALHRNLQGGKFDHADRLFQSIEGTYKNCLSNTSDVKELIPEFFYMPEFLGNTNSYHFGVRQDGEPLGDVLLPTWAKGSAEEFISKNREALESEYVSSNLHHWIDLVFGYKQRGKPAVEAANVFYYLTYEGAVDLDTMDDELQRSAIEDQIANFGQTPIQIFRKKHPRRGPPIPITHPLKFAPASINLTSIASSSSNSAAVLYVQVLDSSIVLVNQGLTMSVKIWLTTQLQSGGNFTFSGSQDPFFGVGSDVLSPRKIGSPLAETLELGAQCFSTLQMPSENFLISCGTWENSFQVISLADGRMVQSIRQHKDIVSCIAVTSDGSILVTGSYDTTVMVWEVNRLRATEKRVRNAQAELPRRDSVIAETPFHILCGHDDIITCLFASVELDIVISGSKDGTCVFHTLREGRYVRSLQHPSGCAISKLVVSRHGRIVVYADDDLSLHLYSINGKHISSSESSGRLNCMGLSSCGQFLVCAGDQGQIVVWCMYTLEVVRRYTGIGKVITSLTVTPEECFIAGTKDGSLLVYSIDNPQLRKSNVPRNLKT from the exons AACCGAAAATTCCTTGCAGGCTATTTTCCAGCTGCACGTTCTTTCCTTGGAGATACTTAGAGAGGCTGT CTTTGGGAATATGAATAATTTGCAATTCCTGTCTGAGAATGGAAGAGTACAGAAGTTTGCTAATAGCTTTTGTTCGCTCGCATTCATGCTTCAAGATTACAAGCAGCAGGAGTTGAAAATGCTTGTACATGACGATGAGGATGTTAATGCAACCAAACTTCACGAGAAAGGGCTTTCTCCTCCAGCACCtgattcacaaaattggaatCACTATGTTACGAATTTGATTGCAGTCCTTTGTTCTTTCCTTCTTGGTTTTGAAGATGCTATACATCAAAATCTTCAACCATCAACTAGTACAAGTACCTTGCCAGTTTCTTCAGCATATCTTGAGCTTTCAATAAAGTGGTTCTTGAGGGTGCTTCTTACAATATTCCCTTGTATTAAGGCATGCTCCTATGGAAATGAGCTGCCTAGCCACTTAAG GATTTTTGTGTATACGCTGCAGCATTCTGTTCTTTTGACATTCCGGAAGATCCTTATTTTATTGCCTTCATCACTGGATGTGTTCCGGGCTGAGGGAGCGTGGGACTTTATTTTCTCTGAGAATCTTTTCTACTATGGCCCAACTGCAGTAGAATTCTCTGGTGATAACTGCTCCAGTTCTGAAGGTTTTATTATGAGAAGCAGACAGTTTTCTGGTTTCACTGGGAATGAGGGCCATATCAGTAGTAACGAAGTTGAAGTTCTCCAAGTGGAAGCAATTTCATTCCTGGAGCTGGCAGCAACTTTAAGTGGAATTTCACATAACTTG GCTGAATGTTCAGTTTTACTGGATGCCCTTGAACAATCTGTTGCTAATCCTGAGATTGCTAATGTTCTTGCAAAGAGCCTTCTTCATGTAATGCAGCTTTCACCTGAGAAAACTGTTTCTTCTTTCAAGGCTCTTGATGCAATTCCTCGGGTGCTCAAAGTTGCTTCAATTCTGGCTCAAGAATCAAAAAGGCATTTGAGTTCAAGTTTTTCAGAAACTACTTCTGAGAAAATGGTCTTTTTAAACAATGGGATTTCTGATTCACCTAAAACTGTCCCCAGCTGGCACAAAAGTGTGGAAACCTGCCTTGAACTTTTTGCAGAGTATTTTGTCACAGATGATGCAAAAATTTATATACTCCATAGTTCTGCTTGCATCGATTGCTTGTTTGATTTATTCTGGGAAGAAGATCTGAGAAACCGTATGCTCAAGTACATTCTTGATTTGATGAAG GTAGTTCCTTCATCTGAGGAGGATAGAAAAGCTAAATTGTATTTATCTTCCAAGTATCTTGAGACATTCACTCATGTGAAGGAACGAGAGATGAACTTTGCGGAATTGTCAGTTGATTTGTTAGTTGGGATGAGAAATATACTCTTGATGGATCAAATG CAATATCGGGCTTTGTTTCGGGATGGTGAGTGCTTTTTGCACATTGTATCATTATTGAACGGCAACCTTGATGCAACAACTGGTGAGAAGTTGGTTCTCAACGTTCTTCAAACACTTACCTGCCTGCTCTCTGGCGATGATGCTTCAAAG GCTGCTTTTAGGGCTCTTGTGGGCAAGGGTTACCAGACTCTGCAGAGCTTATTGTTGGACTTCTGCCAATGGCAGCCAAGTGAATCACTTTTAAGTGCTCTGCTTGATATGCTGGTCGATGGAAAGTTTGATCTTAAAGCAAGTCCACTGATAAAG AATGAGGATGTGATCTTGCTTTATCTTAATGTTCTTCAGAAG AGCAGTGACTCAGAGCGGTATAATGGGCTTAATGTTCTTCTTCAACTGCTACGAGATTCCATATCCAATCGAGATTCATGTGTCAGAGCAGGAATCCTAAACTTTCTTCTGGATTGGTTTTCACAAGAGGATAATGTTAAGGTGGTCTTGAAAATAGCGCACCTAATCCAGGTCACAGGTGGATATAGCATTTCAGGAAAggatattcgaaaaatttttGCTCTTCTCCGAAGTGAGAAAGTTGGAACTAGGCAGCAGTACAGCTCATTATTGTTAACCAGCATGTTATCAATGCTAAATGAGAAAGGACCTACAGCATTCTTTGATTTTAATGGGATTGATTCG GGGGTCATGATCAAAACACCAGTACACTGGCCTTTGAATAaaggattttctttttcttgttggcTCAGAGTAGAAAGCTTTCCTAGAAGTGGGACAATGAGTCTTTTTAGTTTTCTAACAGAAAGTGGAAGAGGGTGCTTTGCTGTTCTTGCAAAAGACTGGTTGATTTATGAG TCAAATAATCAAAAGCACCAGGCTGTGTCACTGCAAGTCAACCTTGTCAGAAAGAAATGGCATTTTCTGTGTTTGACACATACCATAGGCAGAGCATTTTCAGGGGGAAGCCAACTGAGATGTTTTGTTGATGGAGTTCTCATCTCCTCAGAAAAGTGCAG ATATGCAAAAGTTAATGAAGTTTTGACTAGTTGCTCAATTGGTGCAAAACTCAACCTAAAATTGTACGAGGAAGATGATGCAATTTTCTCCATCAAGGATTCATCCCCTTTTTTTGGTCAGATAGGTCCAGTTTACCTGTTCAATGATGCCATTACTCCTGAACAAGTACAGGGTATTTATTCCTTGGGACCAAGCTATATGTATTCCTTTCTTGATAATGAAGTTTCAGTTTCTGTGGATAATCCCTTGCCTGGTAGCATTCTTGATGCCAAAGACGGCCTCTCATCCAGAATAATATTTGGGCTTAATGCACAG GCGAGCAACGGAAGGACACTATACAATGTCTCTCCTTCACTGGAGCATTTGCCAGATGACCCATTTGAAGCTAATGTGTTGATGGGGACACAGCTCTGTTCCAGACGGTTGCTACAACAAATCATTTACTGTGTTGGTGGCGTATCTGTTTTTTTTCCACTTTTCACTCAGTCTGATTTATATGAACACACACAGAGTGAGAAATTTGGAGAAACTTTACTTGCAACTATTACAAAGGAACGTTTAACTGCTGAAATCATTGAGCTTATAGCTTCTGTTCTGGATGAGAATTTGGCCAATCAGCAACAGATGCTTCTACTTTCTGGATTTTCTATATTGGGGTTTTTGCTTCAATCTGTTCCTCCCCAGCAGCTTAATTTGGAAACTTTGTCAGCTTTGAAGCATTTATTCAATGTCGTTGCGAATTCTG GCTTGTCTGATGCACTTGTTGAAGACGCTATATTCCATGTCTTTCTCAACCCCTTTATCTGGGTCTACACGGTGTACAAGGTGCAAAGAGAACTGTATATGTTTCTCATTCAACAATTGGATAATGATCCAAGGTTACTAAAGAGTCTGTGTAAGCTCCCTTGTGTTCTTGATATAATACGGAAATTTTACTGGACCAATGCAAAATCCAATTCTGTTATTGGAAGCAAGCAACTTTTGCTTCCTGGAACAAACCAAGTTATTGGAGAGAGACCTGACAGAGAAGAAGTTCATAAGATCCGTTTACTGTTACTGAGTCTCGGTGAGATGAGTCTCAG GCAGCATATTTCAGTGACAGACATAAAAGCATTGGTGGCTTTTTTTGAGACCAGTCAGGATATGTCATGCATTGAAGATGTTTTACACATGGTCATTCGTGCTGTTTCCCAGAAACCATTGCTTGCTTCCTTCCTGGAGCAGCTCAATTTGCTTGGTGGCTGTCACATTTTTGTCAATCTTCTTGAAAG GGAATTTGAGCCCATTAGGTTGCTAAGCTTGCAGTTTATTGGAAGGCTTTTAGTTGGTCTTCCACCTGAGAAAAAAGGTTCAAAGTTTTTTAATATTGCTGTCGGAAGGTCCAAATCGCTTCAAGAGGGCTATAAGAAAGTCAGTTTAAGGATGCAGCCAATCTTTTCCATGATATCGGACAGGCTCTTTAAATTTCCACAGACAGATGTTCTGTGTGCAACACTGTTTGATGTTCTTCTTGGAGGTGCTAGTCCTAAACAG GTTTTGCAGAAACATAACCAGACTGAGCAGCAAAGAAGTAGCAGAAGTAATTCTCAGTTCTTCCTTCCTCAAATTCTGGGTCTCATTTTCAGATTTTTGTCAGGTTGCGAGGATGCAGTAGCAAGAATCAAAATAGTTGGCGATCTACTCGATCTTCTTGATTCAAATCCTTCCAATATTGAAGCTCTAATG GAAAATGGATGGAATGCATGGTTGCTCGCATCTGTTAAACTTGATGTGGTTAAAAATTACCAAATGGAGTCACAAAGTCTCAATGACATTGAGATGAATGAGCGAATGTTTGTTAGGAGCTTATACTGCTGTGTTCTTTGTCACTACATTGTTTCTGTAAAAGGTGGTTGGCAACAGCTGGAGGAGACGATGAATTTTCTGCATATGGAATGTGACCAA GGCGGCATCTCATATCATTATTTCCTTCATGATGTCTATGCTGACATAACTCAGAGGCTAGTATCTATTGAAGAAAACATTTTTGTCTCTCAACCATGTCGAGACAATGTTTTGTATCTTCTAAAACTAGTTGATGACATACTGATCTTTGAAGTTGATCATAAGATTCCG TTTCCAACAAATGGCTCTGGATATCCTCCTGACTTTCTTGAAATAGAAAATCGCAAAGATGTTGGCTCTGTTTTATCTGAAGCCCTTCAAGGAGAACCCCGTGATGACTTATCCAG AAACCCATGGATGCAACAGCAAGATGATTCCATACAAGATGAGAAAACTGATGATGAATGGTGGATTATGTATGACAATATTTGGATTATTATCAGTATGATGAATGGCAAAGGCCCAAGCAAAGCATTGCCCAGATCTTCATCAACATCAATTCCATCTTTCAGCCAACGCGCCCGTGGCTTGGTGGAGTCACTCAATATCCCTGCTGCAGAAATGGCTGCAGTAGTTGTATCTGGGGGAATTAGTAATGCATTAGGTGGGAAGCCAAATAAAACTGTTGATAAGGCGATGCTGTTAAGAGGGGAGAAGTGTCCAAGGATTGTTTTCCGGCTTATGATTCTCTATCTTTGTAAATCCTCACTTGAAAGGGCATCTCGATGTGTCCAGCAGTTTATTCCTCTTCTTCCTAGTCTTCTGACAGCTGATGATGAGCAAAGCAAGAACAGAGTGCAACTTTTCATATG GGCGTTGCTTGCTGTTAGGTCTCACTATGGGATATCCGATGATGGCGCTCGAATCCATGTTCTCTCTCACTTGATTCGAGAAACGGTCAATTGCAGTAAGTTGGTACTTGCTTCCAGTATGAGCAGAGATGACTCGTCAGACTTGGGTGGCAATCCAAAAGAACCAAGTGCCTTTCACAATTTAATTCAAAAGGATCGAGTTATTGCTGCG GTTGCTGATGAAATGAAGTACATAAAAGGTTCAACAGCAGATCGGACTAGGCAATTAGATGATCTCCGCTTTAGAATGGATGAAGTGTTAAATTCAGAGTCTAATCAACAGAGAGTTTTTGAAGATGAGACACAGAGTAATTTAAGTTCCATTCTTGCTTCCGATGATGGTAGAAGAGCTTCTTTCCAGCTTGCCTGTGACGAGGAGCAGCAGAGTATCGCT GAAAAGTGGATACATATGTTTCGGTCTCTAATTGACGAGAGAGGTCCATGGTCTGCTAAAACGTTTCCAAACAATTCTATAACACATTGGAAACTCGACAAGACAGAAGATGGATGGCGTCGAAGGCAGAAGTTGAGACGTAACTATCGGTTTAATGAAAAGCTTTGTTATCCCTCAAGCAACTTCCCAAACTCTGATGCCCTTTCTACTGTTAGTGATGCCAAAACTGGTTTTGGTGCACATATTCCTGAGCAGATGAAGCGTTTCTTACTCAAAGGAATTCGCAAAATTACAGATGAAGGGACCTCAGAAATGAGTGATAATGATGCTGAATCTAGCAATCCAAAGGCCTCAACCCCAGAAGATTTGACAGACAGACAGTATCCTGAGACAGTGAAAGACAGTAGCAATCTGAAGGACATTGTACAGGACAGAAAAGATTCTTCCAACTTAACATCAGAATCAGAAAATAATGAG GTCCTTAAATCTGTTCCCTGTGTTCTTGTAACACTGAAGAGAAAATTTGCTGGACGTTTGGCTGTGATGAAGAACTACCTTCACTtctttggagagtttttagttGAAGGTACTGGAGGTTCATCTGTTTTTAAGAATTTTGACTCCTCAGGTAACCTAGATCATAAAAGTCATGATCAGTTGGGGGTAGTTGACAAGCAGAAGTTCTATAAGTTTCCTATCGGTTCAGATTTGAGTTCTGAAAGAGGAAGTGTCTTGGATCGCATTAATGCTGTTCAAGATGACATTCTTCAAAAGCAATACAAAGACATTAAGCGCCACAGAAGATGGAACATTTCAAAG ATTAAGGCTGTTCATTGGACTCGATATCTGCTCCGATACACTGCGATTGAGGTTTTCTTCAACAACTCTGTTGCTCCAGTGTTCTTCAACTTCTCCTCACAAAAGGATGCAAAAGATGTCGGGAACCTAATTGTAGCAACCAGAAATGAATCCATAACTCCAAAGGGATACAAGGACAAGAGTGGAGCTATTTCCTTTGTTGATAGACGTGTAGCACTGGAGATGGCTGAAACAGCCAGAGAGAGCTGGAGGAGAAGAGATATTACAAATTTTGAGTATTTGATGATTCTCAACACACTTTCTGGGAGATCTTATAATGATTTGACTCAGTATCCTGTATTTCCTTGGGTATTAGCTGATTATTCATCTGAGAGTCTTGATTTCAATAAGTCGTCAACTTTCAGAGACCTTTCAAAACCTGTTGGAGCATTAGATTTGAAACGCTTTGAG GTTTTTGAGGATAGATACCGAAACTTCTGTGATCCTGATATTCCAAG TTTCTACTATGGTTCTCATTACTCAAGTATGGGAATTGTACTCTTTTACCTTCTTAGATTGGAGCCATTCACTGCTCTTCACCGTAATCTGCAG GGTGGTAAATTCGACCATGCAGACCGACTTTTTCAAAGCATCGAGGGCACGTACAAGAACTGTCTTTCAAATACTAGTGATGTGAAGGAGTTGATTCCTGAATTTTTTTACATGCCTGAATTTCTTGGCAATACAAATTCTTATCATTTCGGTGTGCGCCAAGATGGAGAACCCCTAGGTGATGTTTTGCTCCCCACTTGGGCCAAG GGCTCAGCTGAGGAATTCATAAGTAAAAATCGAGAGGCTCTTGAAAGTGAATATGTTAGCTCAAACCTTCATCATTGGATtgatttggtatttggatacaAGCAGCGTGGTAAACCAGCAGTTGAG GCAGCGAATGTCTTTTATTATTTAACTTATGAAGGTGCTGTTGATCTGGATACTATGGATGATGAATTGCAAAGGTCTGCCATAGAAGATCAGATTGCCAATTTTGGTCAGACACCAATTCAAATTTTTCGTAAGAAACATCCTAGAAGAGGCCCACCAATTCCAATTACTCATCCTCTTAAATTTGCTCCCGCTTCTATCAATTTGACTTCCATAGCCTCAAGTTCAAGTAATTCAGCGGCTGTTTTATATGTTCAAGTCTTGGACTCGAGTATTGTTCTTGTGAATCAGGGACTAACCATGTCAGTCAAGATATGGTTGACAACCCAGTTGCAGTCTGGTGGGAATTTCACCTTCTCTGGCTCTCAG GATCCCTTTTTTGGAGTTGGTTCTGATGTGCTTTCTCCACGTAAAATTGGCAGTCCTTTGGCTGAAACTCTTGAACTTGGCGCACAGTGCTTTTCAACTTTGCAGATGCCATCTGAAAATTTTTTGATATCATGTGGCACCTGGGAAAACAGTTTTCAGGTAATATCCCTGGCTGATGGAAGAATGGTGCAAAGTATTAGGCAGCATAAAGACATTGTCAGCTGTATAGCAG TCACATCTGATGGAAGTATTCTTGTTACTGGAAGTTATGACACAACAGTTATGGTGTGGGAAGTTAATCGTCTTAGGGCCACTGAGAAGCGAGTTAGAAATGCACAAGCTGAGCTTCCTCGGAGAGACTCCGTAATTGCTGAAACTCCATTTCATATTTTGTGTGGACATGATGACATAATCACATGCTTGTTCGCAAGTGTCGAACTTGATATAGTTATTAGTGGATCAAAAGATGGCACCTGTGTTTTCCATACTCTGCGGGAAGGTCGATATGTAAGATCTCTTCAGCATCCATCTGGCTGTGCAATATCGAAGCTCGTTGTATCTCGCCATGGACGGATTGTTGTTTATGCTGACGATGATCTGAGTTTGCATCTCTATTCAATTAATGGGAAACACATTTCTTCCTCTGAATCCAGTGGTCGCCTGAACTGCATGGGGTTGAGTAGCTGCGGTCAGTTTTTAGTTTGTGCTGGAGACCAAGGACAGATTGTTGTATGGTGCATGTATACACTGGAAGTGGTGAGAAGATACACTGGTATTGGAAAAGTAATAACTTCACTAACTGTAACCCCGGAAGAATGTTTCATAGCTGGGACAAAAGATGGAAGTCTTCTTGTCTATTCCATTGACAATCCTCAACTTCGAAAAAGTAATGTTCCTCGTAATTTGAAAACATAA